Proteins from one Nakamurella multipartita DSM 44233 genomic window:
- a CDS encoding GGDEF domain-containing protein, whose product MSRATPAIAWAPLRATPVRFRALLALGAAVVVVGYVVVLLRPTDPDLPQVLVEPGFLMLAALVLLADLYPLVPSMRDVRSKVTYSWSAALSLAAVLAFGPVAAVLFLLSGCTAALSRGRARWWLVALNTVAMGLIGLTMAALSRFADTFDPLMPPGAWPLACWGLLMGALVVGMAAGMTGWAQFELGVHEWRAQRAWFNKSVRIWGVSLIAAPLLASLALYGWWALPSMAVVIISLNRLSSTMYRSTAASRTDPLTGLANRLRLTRVLSGRIADLGPGEEVALLLVDLDGFKQVNDTHGHLVGDQVLGTVAARLQAAAGPVDLVARYGGDEFAIVLAPGLTTERIGRAAQEYRDALAEPIVVGDLTIRIGGSVGIATTADPATDVLGLLAKADLDMYRMKRDHGRRVERRGQGRVEPAAPDIETAAAAPAAAPPVRPPMWSVSVQGGASAPVDGWPGVRWSSSSGGVALAPGQRARTAV is encoded by the coding sequence CCTCGGGGCCGCCGTGGTGGTGGTCGGGTACGTCGTGGTGTTGCTCCGGCCCACCGATCCGGACCTACCGCAGGTGCTCGTCGAACCCGGTTTCCTCATGCTCGCCGCGCTCGTGCTGCTGGCCGATCTGTACCCGCTGGTCCCGTCCATGCGGGACGTCCGGTCGAAAGTGACCTACTCGTGGTCGGCGGCGCTGTCGTTGGCCGCGGTGCTGGCCTTCGGTCCGGTCGCGGCGGTGCTGTTCCTACTTTCCGGCTGCACGGCCGCGCTCTCGCGCGGGCGCGCCCGCTGGTGGTTGGTCGCCCTGAACACGGTGGCCATGGGGCTGATCGGGCTGACCATGGCCGCGCTGTCCCGCTTCGCCGACACCTTCGATCCGCTGATGCCGCCCGGGGCCTGGCCGCTGGCCTGCTGGGGCCTGCTGATGGGCGCACTCGTGGTGGGCATGGCCGCCGGCATGACCGGATGGGCGCAGTTCGAGCTGGGCGTGCACGAGTGGCGGGCTCAGCGGGCCTGGTTCAACAAGAGCGTGCGCATCTGGGGCGTCAGTCTGATCGCCGCGCCTCTGCTGGCCTCGCTCGCCCTGTACGGCTGGTGGGCCCTGCCCTCGATGGCCGTCGTGATCATCTCGCTGAACCGGCTGTCCAGCACGATGTACCGCAGCACCGCCGCCTCGCGGACCGACCCGCTGACCGGCCTGGCCAACCGGCTTCGGCTCACCCGGGTGCTGTCCGGTCGGATCGCCGACCTCGGGCCGGGTGAAGAGGTTGCCCTGCTGCTCGTCGACCTCGACGGGTTCAAGCAGGTCAACGACACCCACGGCCACCTGGTCGGCGATCAGGTGCTGGGCACCGTCGCCGCCCGGCTGCAGGCCGCGGCCGGGCCGGTCGACCTGGTCGCCCGCTACGGCGGTGACGAGTTCGCGATCGTGCTGGCCCCGGGGCTGACGACCGAGCGGATCGGTCGGGCCGCCCAGGAGTACCGGGACGCGCTGGCCGAACCCATCGTCGTCGGCGACCTGACGATCCGGATCGGCGGATCGGTGGGCATCGCGACGACCGCGGACCCGGCGACGGACGTGCTCGGCCTGCTGGCCAAGGCCGACCTGGACATGTACCGGATGAAGCGGGATCACGGCCGGCGGGTCGAGCGTCGAGGACAGGGCCGGGTCGAACCGGCCGCGCCGGACATCGAGACGGCGGCGGCGGCCCCCGCCGCGGCGCCGCCGGTCCGCCCGCCGATGTGGTCGGTGAGCGTGCAGGGCGGCGCCTCGGCTCCGGTCGACGGCTGGCCGGGGGTCCGCTGGTCGTCGTCCTCGGGAGGGGTCGCGCTGGCCCCGGGTCAGCGGGCGCGTACGGCGGTATGA
- a CDS encoding GNAT family N-acetyltransferase, with translation MSDQSTQDLANLEPLGAGPTRTREIEHLKSHGRFALMIDGREVAVVDYRRLPGKWNIVHTYTEPASRGYGVASDLIREVLNAAREEGVTVIPTCPYVAWWIGEHRDYEDLVAT, from the coding sequence ATGTCCGATCAGAGCACCCAGGATCTGGCCAACCTCGAGCCCCTCGGGGCCGGGCCGACGCGGACCCGGGAGATCGAGCACCTCAAGTCCCACGGACGGTTCGCGTTGATGATCGACGGCCGCGAGGTGGCCGTGGTCGATTACCGCCGGCTGCCCGGCAAGTGGAACATCGTGCACACCTATACCGAGCCCGCCTCCCGCGGGTATGGGGTGGCTTCCGACCTGATCCGCGAGGTCCTCAATGCGGCCCGCGAGGAAGGCGTCACGGTAATCCCGACCTGCCCGTACGTGGCCTGGTGGATCGGCGAGCATCGCGACTACGAAGATCTTGTCGCCACCTGA
- a CDS encoding proline dehydrogenase family protein — MLRKPILALSGNTAVRDALTSTSLTASVVDRFIAGETTADAVAAVSRLRPDGLQVSLDHLGEDTTDRATADATVEAYLQLIEALAAAGQVAGAELSVKLSAVGQALIASPDLPAGGNAYALAGARRITDAAYAAGARVNLDMEDHTTVDQTLEVLFELRRAHPDVGVAIQAMLLRTPKDLAELTGPGSRVRLVKGAYHEPAEVAYTDPAQIDLAYVRAMKLLMHGKGYPMIASHDPRLVAIADRLAADAGRSPDRWEHQMLYGIRPDEQRRLVAAGKQVRVYVPYGSDWYGYFTRRLAERPANLLFFLRSLTSKG, encoded by the coding sequence CTGTTGCGCAAGCCGATCCTGGCCCTGTCCGGCAACACCGCGGTGCGGGACGCCCTGACCAGCACCTCGCTGACGGCTTCGGTGGTGGACCGGTTCATCGCCGGGGAGACCACCGCGGACGCGGTGGCCGCGGTCAGCCGGCTCCGTCCCGACGGGCTGCAGGTCAGCCTCGATCATCTGGGCGAGGACACCACCGACCGGGCGACGGCGGATGCCACCGTCGAGGCGTACCTGCAGCTCATCGAGGCGCTGGCCGCGGCCGGTCAGGTGGCCGGAGCCGAGTTGTCGGTCAAGCTCTCGGCCGTCGGGCAGGCCCTGATCGCCTCCCCGGACCTGCCGGCCGGTGGGAACGCCTACGCCCTGGCCGGGGCCAGGCGGATCACCGACGCCGCCTACGCCGCCGGTGCCCGGGTGAACCTGGACATGGAGGACCACACCACGGTCGACCAGACCCTGGAGGTGCTCTTCGAACTTCGCCGGGCCCACCCCGACGTGGGTGTCGCCATCCAGGCGATGCTCCTGCGCACCCCGAAGGATCTGGCCGAGCTGACCGGGCCCGGATCGCGGGTCCGCCTGGTCAAGGGGGCCTACCACGAGCCGGCCGAGGTCGCCTACACCGATCCGGCGCAGATCGACCTGGCCTACGTGCGGGCGATGAAGCTGCTCATGCACGGCAAGGGTTACCCGATGATCGCCTCCCACGACCCCCGGCTGGTGGCGATCGCCGACCGGTTGGCCGCCGACGCCGGCCGGAGTCCGGACCGTTGGGAGCACCAGATGCTCTATGGGATCCGGCCGGACGAGCAACGCCGGCTGGTCGCCGCCGGCAAGCAGGTGCGGGTGTACGTGCCCTACGGCTCGGACTGGTACGGCTACTTCACCCGGCGGCTGGCCGAGCGCCCGGCCAACCTGCTGTTCTTCCTGCGCTCGTTGACCTCCAAGGGTTGA
- a CDS encoding AI-2E family transporter, with translation MPSRGSEDRSGPEQAPDDGAGADATNGLGSEAALDAAIDDALAELHGTAGHDAAGRDGAGRPVAASPSAAAGDASEVLGSGPDGHAADGSGDPTQTERRRRSRAGLRTAVQTLTARMVSERAVQAAAAASASAEAAQAAVEQGRGRDRPSPFQWGFFGGLGVLIAYITFLVLDSIRDTLVMIAIATLLAIGLDPLVSAMTKRGLRRGAGVAVVFLGLLLVIAAAIYAIIPPIINEVGSFVATVPTLINDLQTNDTVQGLDQRFGLLEALRNSNIVQSLGSGAAGGILSASFTVATVFADLLIVLILTLYFLAGFPRIKAAGYRLVPASRRVRVSDLGDRILKQMGGYLSGATIIAIQAGLVAGIFSSIIGLPYPWAIGLGAAVLDFIPVVGPIIVGVSITLIGFTQGLGIGIISGVFYLCQHLFEAYWLYPRVMRRTVNISTGGVVVAILIGASLLGVTGAILAVPVAAAIMLIVREVIMPMQERS, from the coding sequence ATGCCGTCGCGGGGGTCGGAGGACAGGTCGGGGCCTGAGCAGGCGCCCGACGACGGGGCTGGCGCCGACGCCACGAACGGGCTCGGATCGGAAGCGGCGCTGGACGCTGCCATCGACGACGCCCTCGCCGAACTGCACGGCACCGCCGGGCACGACGCGGCCGGTCGAGACGGCGCCGGCCGGCCGGTCGCCGCTTCGCCGTCGGCGGCCGCGGGCGATGCCTCCGAGGTCCTGGGTTCCGGGCCCGACGGGCACGCCGCCGACGGATCGGGCGACCCGACGCAGACCGAACGTCGGCGTCGCAGCCGGGCCGGGCTGCGCACGGCGGTGCAGACGCTGACGGCCCGCATGGTCTCCGAGCGCGCGGTACAGGCGGCCGCGGCCGCCTCGGCCAGTGCCGAGGCGGCCCAGGCCGCGGTCGAGCAGGGACGCGGGCGGGACCGGCCCTCGCCGTTCCAGTGGGGTTTCTTCGGCGGGCTGGGCGTGCTCATCGCCTATATCACGTTCCTGGTGCTGGACAGCATCCGGGACACCCTGGTGATGATCGCGATCGCCACCCTGCTGGCGATCGGGCTCGACCCGCTGGTGTCCGCGATGACCAAGCGGGGGCTGCGCCGCGGCGCCGGCGTGGCCGTGGTGTTCCTGGGCCTGCTGCTGGTGATCGCTGCCGCGATCTACGCGATCATCCCGCCGATCATCAACGAGGTCGGATCGTTCGTCGCTACGGTGCCCACGCTGATCAACGATCTGCAGACCAACGACACCGTGCAGGGCCTGGATCAGCGGTTCGGCCTGCTGGAGGCCCTGCGCAACTCCAACATCGTGCAGAGCCTGGGCAGCGGTGCGGCCGGCGGGATCCTCTCGGCCAGCTTCACCGTCGCCACCGTGTTCGCCGACCTGCTGATCGTGCTGATCCTGACCCTGTATTTCCTGGCCGGGTTCCCGCGGATCAAGGCGGCGGGCTACCGGCTGGTGCCGGCCTCGCGCCGGGTCCGGGTCAGCGACCTGGGTGACCGCATCCTCAAGCAGATGGGCGGGTACCTGTCCGGGGCCACGATCATCGCCATCCAGGCGGGTCTGGTCGCCGGCATCTTCTCCTCCATCATCGGCCTGCCCTATCCGTGGGCGATCGGCCTGGGCGCGGCGGTGCTGGACTTCATCCCGGTGGTCGGCCCGATCATCGTCGGCGTGTCGATCACCCTGATCGGCTTCACCCAGGGCCTGGGGATCGGCATCATCTCGGGCGTGTTCTACCTGTGCCAGCATCTGTTCGAGGCGTACTGGTTGTATCCCCGGGTGATGCGACGCACGGTCAACATCTCCACCGGCGGGGTCGTCGTGGCGATCCTGATCGGCGCGTCGCTGCTCGGGGTCACGGGCGCGATCCTGGCCGTGCCGGTCGCCGCCGCCATCATGCTCATCGTCCGGGAAGTGATCATGCCGATGCAGGAGAGGTCGTGA
- a CDS encoding GGDEF domain-containing protein, producing the protein MTAPLRRIPVRFRWWLAGCLVALVAAFSLLHAFAPGPDVPEIMRQPGALLLLALIVLADLHPALPWMRSTNPFDEFIFSTPLAIAALLVFGPHAAIMFVIAGFAMTVALGMRWWRVVLNAALWGVQGAAAAGVLAVVWAAAGWDNEVPAEAMIPMTIVLAVIIEGLNIALVMTSQCLAGATTPRAYLADWRSQVAIGTLDLTAPIPAALAAAQPALLPLLAVAMVAAQAGLSAVTSRTAQAGTDPLTSVPNRAYLLARIKSRLAGTEDARDPVTVLLVDLDRFKQINDELGHLVGDRVLVEVARRLEESTRSSDVVARFGGDEFAVLLSGGSGQRNAQEVAARIRTAVARPIHLDGRSVQVGVTIGWALAEGHDTDPLALLHRADARLYAAKAARSPAPAPLAEPLPARPEASPVTDFRGPIWSGTSVRSSQAHDGDASAATAS; encoded by the coding sequence ATGACGGCGCCGCTGCGCCGGATACCGGTCCGTTTCCGCTGGTGGTTGGCCGGCTGCCTGGTCGCGCTGGTCGCGGCGTTCTCCTTGCTGCACGCCTTCGCCCCCGGACCGGATGTCCCGGAGATCATGCGCCAACCCGGGGCGCTGCTGCTGCTGGCCCTGATCGTGCTGGCCGACCTGCATCCTGCGCTGCCGTGGATGCGGTCCACCAACCCGTTCGACGAGTTCATCTTCTCCACTCCGCTGGCCATCGCCGCGCTGCTGGTGTTCGGGCCGCACGCCGCGATCATGTTCGTGATCGCCGGGTTCGCCATGACCGTGGCCCTGGGCATGCGTTGGTGGCGGGTGGTGCTCAACGCGGCGCTCTGGGGAGTGCAGGGCGCCGCGGCCGCCGGCGTCCTGGCCGTGGTGTGGGCCGCCGCGGGCTGGGACAACGAGGTGCCGGCCGAGGCGATGATCCCGATGACGATCGTGCTGGCCGTGATCATCGAGGGGCTCAACATCGCCCTGGTGATGACCTCGCAGTGCCTGGCCGGGGCGACCACGCCCCGGGCGTACCTGGCCGACTGGCGCAGCCAGGTCGCCATCGGCACGCTGGATCTCACGGCGCCCATTCCCGCGGCGCTGGCGGCCGCTCAGCCGGCCCTGCTGCCGCTGCTGGCGGTGGCCATGGTGGCCGCGCAGGCGGGCCTGAGCGCGGTGACGTCGCGGACGGCCCAGGCCGGCACCGACCCATTGACCTCGGTGCCCAACCGCGCCTACCTGCTGGCCCGGATCAAGTCCCGGCTGGCCGGGACCGAGGATGCCCGCGACCCGGTCACCGTGCTGCTCGTCGACTTGGACCGGTTCAAGCAGATCAACGACGAGCTCGGCCACCTGGTCGGTGACCGGGTCCTGGTCGAGGTCGCCCGCCGGCTGGAGGAGTCCACCCGGTCCAGCGACGTCGTCGCCCGGTTCGGCGGCGACGAGTTCGCGGTGCTGCTCTCCGGCGGGTCCGGGCAGCGCAACGCGCAGGAGGTGGCGGCGCGGATCCGGACCGCGGTCGCCCGGCCGATCCACCTCGACGGGCGGTCGGTCCAGGTCGGAGTCACCATCGGCTGGGCGCTGGCCGAGGGGCACGACACCGATCCGTTGGCACTGCTGCACCGGGCCGACGCCCGCCTGTACGCGGCGAAGGCGGCTCGCAGTCCCGCGCCGGCACCGCTCGCCGAGCCGCTCCCGGCCCGCCCTGAGGCGTCGCCGGTCACCGACTTCCGTGGACCGATCTGGTCCGGTACATCGGTGCGCTCGTCCCAGGCGCATGATGGGGATGCGTCGGCGGCCACCGCTTCGTGA
- the pruA gene encoding L-glutamate gamma-semialdehyde dehydrogenase — MDAVTHPPLPVNEPVLNYAPGSPERATLLEALAGFTGPMELGAVIDGAVREPGGAPFTVVAPFDHGRVLGTSAHAVQDDARAAVAAALAAAADWRAMDFDSRAAILLRAADLLVGPWRARINAATMLGQAKTAYQAEIDSACELADFWRFNVHFARQILAEQPIANAAGIWNRTDHRPLEGFVYAVTPFNFTAIAGNLPTAPALMGNVVVWKPSTTQQLAASLTMQLLIEAGLPPGVINMLPGTGPEISEVVLAHPELAGIHFTGSTRVFQQLWSAVGANIGGYRSYPRLVGETGGKDFVVAHPSADVDVLRTALVRGAFEYSGQKCSAASRAYLPASLWPALKDGLIEQTEALTVGSVEDLTNFTSAVIDDRSFGRLKAAIDRAHATDSVTVLAGGRYDDAQGYFVRPTLLLGTDPRDEAFCTEYFGPILSLYVYPDAEFDAVLREVDQASPYALTGSIIARDRAAVARASAALRYTAGNFYINDKPTGAVVGQQPFGGARASGTNDKAGSAANLLRWTSPRSIKETFVAPTAVGYPHQAQ, encoded by the coding sequence ATGGACGCCGTGACCCACCCGCCGCTCCCGGTGAACGAACCGGTCCTGAACTACGCGCCGGGGTCGCCGGAACGGGCCACCCTGCTGGAGGCGTTGGCCGGCTTCACCGGGCCGATGGAGCTGGGTGCAGTCATCGACGGGGCCGTCCGGGAACCGGGCGGGGCCCCCTTCACGGTGGTGGCGCCGTTCGACCACGGCCGGGTGCTGGGCACCTCGGCGCATGCGGTGCAGGACGACGCCCGGGCCGCGGTCGCCGCGGCGCTGGCCGCCGCGGCCGACTGGCGGGCGATGGACTTCGACTCGCGCGCGGCGATCCTGCTGCGGGCGGCGGACCTGCTGGTCGGACCGTGGCGCGCCCGGATCAACGCGGCCACCATGCTCGGGCAGGCCAAGACCGCCTACCAGGCGGAGATCGACTCGGCCTGCGAGCTGGCCGACTTCTGGCGGTTCAACGTGCACTTCGCCCGGCAGATCCTGGCCGAGCAGCCGATCGCCAACGCGGCCGGGATCTGGAACCGCACCGACCATCGGCCGTTGGAGGGCTTCGTCTACGCGGTGACGCCCTTCAACTTCACCGCGATCGCCGGCAACCTGCCGACCGCTCCCGCGCTGATGGGCAACGTGGTGGTGTGGAAGCCGTCGACCACCCAGCAGCTGGCCGCCTCGCTCACCATGCAACTGCTGATCGAGGCCGGCCTGCCGCCGGGCGTGATCAACATGCTGCCGGGTACCGGGCCGGAGATCTCGGAGGTGGTGCTGGCCCATCCCGAGCTGGCCGGTATCCATTTCACCGGGTCGACCCGGGTGTTCCAGCAGCTCTGGTCGGCGGTCGGGGCGAACATCGGCGGGTACCGCTCCTACCCCCGGCTGGTCGGGGAGACCGGGGGCAAGGACTTCGTGGTCGCCCACCCGTCCGCCGACGTGGACGTGCTGCGCACCGCACTGGTCCGGGGCGCCTTCGAGTACTCCGGCCAGAAGTGCTCGGCCGCGTCCCGCGCGTACCTGCCCGCCTCGCTGTGGCCGGCGCTCAAAGACGGCCTGATCGAGCAGACCGAGGCGCTGACCGTGGGCTCGGTGGAGGACCTGACCAACTTCACCAGCGCCGTCATCGACGACCGGTCCTTCGGCCGGCTCAAGGCGGCCATCGACCGGGCGCACGCGACCGACTCGGTCACCGTGCTGGCCGGCGGCCGCTACGACGACGCCCAGGGGTACTTCGTCCGCCCGACCCTGCTGCTGGGCACCGACCCGCGGGACGAGGCCTTCTGCACCGAGTACTTCGGCCCGATCCTGTCGCTGTACGTCTACCCGGACGCCGAGTTCGACGCCGTGCTGCGCGAGGTGGACCAGGCCTCGCCGTACGCCCTGACCGGCTCGATCATCGCCCGGGACCGCGCCGCCGTGGCCCGGGCCAGCGCGGCCCTGCGGTACACCGCCGGCAACTTCTACATCAACGACAAGCCCACCGGGGCGGTCGTCGGGCAGCAACCGTTCGGCGGCGCCCGCGCGTCGGGGACCAACGACAAGGCCGGGTCGGCCGCGAACCTGCTGCGCTGGACCTCGCCCCGCTCGATCAAGGAGACGTTCGTCGCGCCCACCGCGGTGGGCTACCCGCACCAGGCACAGTGA
- a CDS encoding SDR family NAD(P)-dependent oxidoreductase — protein MNQKGTPGGGGAANRWRSIGLPDQIGRRAIVTGANTGLGFAAAKALAGAGADVVLAVRDLDRGVAAAQRIRDALDEAKVRVVHLDLARLASVADFAATQCAQGPVDILINNAGLMLVPRREFTADGFEAQMGVNHLGHYALVAGLLPALEQAPAARIVGVTSLAARRARRLDQRLGLDGDYRPMGAYSQSKLAVGLFAVELDRRLQAAGSRARSLLAHPGWSATAVAQPEDGAGRKVVFSRRATALLGSSPASGARSEVAAATFPDLPGGSLVGPHFLVRGAPRARPAPKAMTDPAQAGWLWSRSAELTGVEPLPGS, from the coding sequence GTGAACCAGAAGGGGACGCCGGGGGGCGGCGGCGCGGCGAATCGCTGGCGCAGCATCGGCCTGCCGGACCAGATCGGCCGGCGGGCCATCGTCACCGGGGCCAACACGGGGCTGGGCTTCGCCGCCGCGAAGGCGCTCGCCGGGGCCGGCGCGGACGTCGTGCTGGCGGTGCGCGACCTGGACCGCGGGGTGGCGGCCGCCCAGCGGATCCGGGATGCGCTGGACGAGGCCAAGGTCCGCGTCGTGCACCTGGACCTGGCCAGACTGGCCTCGGTCGCCGATTTCGCGGCCACCCAGTGCGCGCAGGGTCCGGTCGACATCCTGATCAACAACGCCGGGCTGATGCTGGTGCCGCGCCGCGAATTCACCGCGGACGGGTTCGAGGCCCAGATGGGCGTCAATCACCTGGGCCACTACGCGCTGGTCGCCGGGCTGCTGCCGGCGCTGGAGCAGGCCCCGGCGGCGCGGATCGTCGGAGTCACCTCGCTGGCCGCGCGCCGCGCCCGGCGGCTGGACCAGCGGCTCGGTCTGGATGGCGACTACCGCCCGATGGGGGCCTACAGCCAGTCGAAGCTGGCCGTCGGGCTGTTCGCCGTGGAACTGGACCGGCGACTTCAGGCGGCCGGTTCCCGGGCACGCTCGCTGCTGGCCCACCCCGGCTGGTCGGCCACCGCGGTGGCCCAGCCCGAGGACGGAGCCGGCCGGAAGGTCGTGTTCTCCCGGCGGGCCACGGCGCTGTTGGGCAGCTCGCCGGCCTCCGGTGCCCGGTCCGAAGTGGCCGCGGCGACCTTCCCGGATCTGCCGGGCGGTTCGCTGGTCGGGCCCCACTTCCTGGTCCGCGGCGCGCCCAGGGCGCGTCCGGCACCCAAAGCGATGACCGATCCGGCTCAGGCCGGCTGGCTGTGGTCGCGGTCGGCCGAGCTGACCGGGGTGGAACCGCTCCCCGGCTCCTGA
- a CDS encoding SDR family NAD(P)-dependent oxidoreductase, protein MELTGSSALVTGAASGLGAATAAALAGAGAAVVGLDLAVAWDRAPAPPAGVIALPGDVTAPEQVQTAVERAGRDGPLRVAVNCAGLGTAGRILSRSGVHELDMFARVIQVNLVGTFNVLRLAAAAMADTDPLDADGQRGLIVNTASVAAFDGQIGQAAYASSKGGVVGLTLPAARDLAQYGIRVVTIAPGIIDTPMLAGITPEFRATLSAGVPHPSRLGRPDEYAQLVLAIAGLDYLNGEVIRLDGALRMPPR, encoded by the coding sequence ATGGAGCTGACCGGTTCGTCCGCCCTGGTCACCGGGGCCGCCTCCGGGCTCGGCGCGGCCACCGCGGCGGCGCTGGCCGGCGCCGGGGCCGCGGTGGTCGGCCTGGATCTGGCCGTTGCCTGGGACCGGGCACCGGCCCCGCCGGCCGGGGTCATCGCGCTCCCCGGCGACGTCACCGCACCCGAGCAGGTGCAGACCGCCGTCGAGCGGGCCGGCCGCGACGGCCCGCTGCGGGTCGCGGTGAACTGTGCGGGCCTGGGCACCGCCGGCCGGATCCTGTCCCGGTCCGGGGTGCACGAGCTGGACATGTTCGCCCGGGTGATCCAGGTCAACCTGGTCGGCACCTTCAACGTGCTCCGGCTGGCCGCCGCGGCGATGGCCGACACCGACCCGCTCGACGCGGACGGGCAGCGAGGACTGATCGTGAACACCGCGTCGGTCGCCGCGTTCGACGGTCAGATCGGCCAGGCCGCCTACGCCTCGTCCAAGGGCGGCGTCGTCGGATTGACCCTGCCGGCCGCCCGCGACCTCGCCCAGTACGGCATCCGAGTGGTCACCATCGCTCCCGGCATCATCGACACCCCGATGCTGGCCGGGATCACCCCGGAGTTCCGGGCGACCCTGTCGGCCGGCGTGCCGCACCCGTCGCGGCTGGGTCGACCTGACGAGTACGCCCAGCTCGTCCTGGCCATCGCCGGGTTGGACTACCTCAACGGCGAGGTGATCCGGCTGGACGGGGCGCTGCGCATGCCGCCGCGCTGA
- a CDS encoding copper resistance CopC family protein, producing the protein MSFPVAGAGVIGSGPARLFRRVLLLLVVSTLVTVGLAGPALAHTTLIGSDPADGAVLTAAPTTVTLTFDDPLADFEPVLTVTGPDGVTYQSGSPTVDGTRLSNAVNALPVAGTYTVAYRVVSDDGHPVEGTLSFTLAAQAIAPAPAPATSTGTSPAAGSSTAAGATTPSSAATSTVSSTAASAVSSTAGTTSTDSVAPAGNSSTGWSAWQWLLVVLFVALAFLATLVVRRRMEASARARSGERN; encoded by the coding sequence ATGTCGTTCCCTGTTGCCGGCGCCGGCGTGATCGGGTCAGGCCCCGCCCGCCTGTTCCGGCGGGTGCTCCTGCTCCTGGTGGTGTCCACGCTGGTCACGGTGGGCCTGGCCGGCCCTGCGCTGGCCCACACCACGCTGATTGGCAGCGACCCGGCCGACGGTGCGGTGCTGACCGCGGCCCCGACCACGGTCACCCTCACCTTCGACGACCCGCTGGCCGACTTCGAACCGGTGCTCACCGTGACCGGTCCGGACGGCGTCACCTACCAGTCCGGTTCGCCCACCGTCGACGGCACGCGGCTGAGCAATGCGGTCAACGCCCTGCCGGTCGCCGGCACGTACACCGTCGCCTACCGCGTGGTGTCCGACGACGGCCACCCGGTCGAGGGCACCTTGAGCTTCACCCTGGCCGCCCAGGCCATCGCCCCGGCGCCCGCCCCGGCCACGTCCACCGGCACGTCCCCGGCCGCGGGATCGAGCACAGCGGCCGGCGCCACCACGCCGAGCAGTGCCGCGACCAGCACGGTGTCCAGCACAGCGGCCAGTGCGGTGTCCAGCACAGCGGGCACGACCTCCACCGACTCGGTCGCGCCGGCCGGGAACTCGTCCACCGGATGGTCGGCGTGGCAGTGGCTGCTGGTCGTGCTGTTCGTCGCGCTGGCCTTCCTGGCCACGCTGGTGGTGCGGCGTCGGATGGAGGCCTCGGCCCGCGCCCGCTCCGGCGAGCGCAACTGA
- a CDS encoding DUF6474 family protein, protein MALRRKSGKKAASGSTGTSAAKSGTSSRGRRAAGSAGLVGVLSDPKALRRMLLAAKIVGPAVAAGTLRASTGVRGVLDERRARQLGVPVEDVAIYRGPAGTVQARIVGLRTALNDLRSRRGTDPAVARFVDRTTARLGELSAATTATASMPSTTRRSALRAVAADLDDVDAQLMAHLVGPRAA, encoded by the coding sequence GTGGCGCTGCGTCGCAAGTCCGGCAAGAAGGCCGCGAGTGGGTCCACCGGCACGTCCGCGGCGAAGTCGGGCACCAGCAGCCGGGGTCGGCGGGCGGCCGGCTCGGCCGGCCTGGTCGGGGTCCTGAGCGACCCCAAGGCGCTGCGCCGGATGCTGCTCGCCGCCAAGATCGTCGGACCCGCGGTGGCGGCCGGCACCTTGCGAGCCTCGACCGGGGTGCGCGGCGTGCTGGACGAACGGCGGGCCCGTCAGCTCGGGGTGCCGGTCGAGGACGTGGCCATCTACCGGGGCCCCGCGGGCACCGTGCAGGCCCGGATCGTCGGTCTGCGCACCGCCCTGAACGACCTGCGGTCGCGGCGGGGCACGGACCCGGCAGTGGCCCGGTTCGTGGACCGGACGACCGCCCGGCTGGGTGAGCTGTCCGCGGCGACCACGGCGACCGCGTCCATGCCGTCGACGACCCGGCGCTCGGCCCTGCGCGCCGTGGCGGCCGATCTGGACGATGTCGACGCCCAGCTGATGGCCCACCTGGTCGGACCGCGGGCCGCCTGA